In one Desulfoferula mesophila genomic region, the following are encoded:
- a CDS encoding ATP-binding protein encodes MKLALILNVVNPKVGGVLIRGEKGTAKSTAVRALARLLPAQPTVSDCPYNCDPANPCPACRERLAAGESLPVEQRRVRVVELPVGATEDRLLGTLDLEAALSEGEARFSPGILAAANRQILYVDEVNLLDDHLVDVLLDAAAMGVNTVERESVSLSHPAAFTLVGTMNPEEGELRPQLTDRFGLCVQVKGLADPALRQEVIVRQLAWEADPAAFAAAWATEGEAIGLSIAQARELLPSVQAGPGVLERVVAVSLGLGTDGHRGDLTLLKGALTLAAWEERGEATLDDVNRAALLALPHRLRRRPLAEMEFDIADKIKRI; translated from the coding sequence ATGAAGCTGGCCCTGATTCTCAACGTGGTCAACCCCAAGGTGGGCGGCGTGTTGATTCGCGGCGAAAAGGGCACGGCCAAGTCCACCGCGGTGCGAGCCCTGGCCCGCCTGCTGCCCGCCCAGCCCACGGTGAGCGACTGCCCCTACAACTGCGACCCGGCCAACCCCTGCCCCGCCTGCCGGGAGCGCCTGGCCGCCGGCGAGAGTTTGCCCGTGGAGCAGCGGCGGGTCCGGGTGGTGGAGCTGCCGGTGGGAGCCACCGAGGACCGCCTCTTGGGCACCCTGGACCTGGAAGCGGCGTTGAGCGAGGGCGAGGCCCGCTTCTCGCCGGGCATCCTGGCCGCGGCCAACCGCCAGATTCTCTACGTGGACGAGGTGAACCTCTTGGACGACCACCTGGTGGATGTGCTGTTGGACGCGGCGGCCATGGGGGTGAACACGGTGGAGCGCGAGTCGGTGAGCCTGAGCCATCCGGCGGCCTTCACCCTGGTGGGCACCATGAACCCCGAGGAAGGCGAACTCAGGCCTCAGCTCACCGACCGCTTCGGCCTGTGCGTGCAGGTCAAGGGCCTGGCCGACCCCGCCCTGCGCCAGGAGGTGATCGTGCGCCAGTTGGCCTGGGAGGCCGATCCGGCCGCCTTTGCCGCCGCCTGGGCCACGGAAGGCGAGGCCATAGGCCTCTCCATCGCCCAGGCCAGGGAGCTACTGCCCTCGGTGCAGGCCGGACCGGGGGTGTTGGAGCGGGTGGTGGCGGTGAGCCTGGGCCTGGGCACCGACGGCCACCGGGGCGACCTCACCCTGCTCAAGGGCGCGCTGACCCTGGCCGCCTGGGAGGAGCGCGGCGAGGCCACCTTGGATGACGTGAACCGCGCGGCCCTGTTGGCCCTGCCCCACCGCTTGCGGCGGCGGCCCCTGGCCGAGATGGA